DNA from Streptomyces luteogriseus:
TCGTGGGTGTGCGGGAGGTCGTGCGGGGCCTCGGTGCGGAAGCGGAGGCCGACGCCGAGTTCGCGGCAGCGGGTGTGGAGGATCTCGAGCAGCCGCTTGCGGCCCAGGGCCGCGAATCCGTGCCCTCCGGACGTGTGGCGGTGGGTGCGGTGGACGATGTCGATGTCGTCCCAGCGGGTGAAGTGCTGCTGGAGGGCCTCGTAGACCTGGGGGTCGGCGTGTTCGATGCCGCCGAGGGTTTCGTCGGAGAGGACCACGCCGAAGCCGAAGGTGTCGTCGGGGGCGTTGCGTTCCCAGACGGTGATCTCGCGGGTGGGGTCGAGGCGTTTGAGGAGGGCGGCGGCGTAGAGGCCGCCGGGGCCGCCGCCGATGATTGCGACGCGTAGGGGGTGGCCGAGGACGGTGTGCGGGTGCCGACCGTTCGTGGCTTGTCGCGCCCGCGCGGCGGTGGCCGCATATTCGGCACTGCCCCGCGCCCCTTCAGGCACGTCCACTATCGTCCGCTCCATTTCGGGGGGCGCTTCTCCGTGAACGCGGCGTGGAACTCCGCGTAGTCCTCCCCTGTCATCAGGAGGGCCTGGGTCGAGGCGTCGAGTTCGATCGCGGCAGCCATGGGCATGTCCAGTTCGGACGTGAGCAGGGCCTTCGTCTGGGCGTACGCCAGGGCCGGGCCCTCTGCCAGGCGGCGGGCCAGCCGTTGCGCTGCCTCGTCGGCGGCGCCCTCTTCCGTCAGTTCGCTGATCAGGCCGATGCGCTCCGCCTCCAGGGCCCGTACCGGGTCGCCCAGCATCAGCAGGCGGGTCGCATGGCCCAGGCCGACGACGCGGGGAAGCAGGTAGGCCGCGCCCATGTCGCCGCCGGAGAGGCCGACGCGGGTGAAGAGGAAGGCGAAGCGGGCGGTGGGGTCGGCGACGCGGAAATCCGCGGCCAGGGCGAGGACGGCCCCCGCTCCCGCGGCCACGCCGTGCAGCGCCGCGATC
Protein-coding regions in this window:
- a CDS encoding enoyl-CoA hydratase family protein produces the protein MSPFTGSAARTPGWEHLRVDIADGVATVTLARPEKLNALTFGAYADLRDLLAELSRERSVRALVLAGEGRGFCSGGDVDEIIGATLGMDTAQLLDFNRMTGQVVRAIRECPFPVIAALHGVAAGAGAVLALAADFRVADPTARFAFLFTRVGLSGGDMGAAYLLPRVVGLGHATRLLMLGDPVRALEAERIGLISELTEEGAADEAAQRLARRLAEGPALAYAQTKALLTSELDMPMAAAIELDASTQALLMTGEDYAEFHAAFTEKRPPKWSGR